A genomic window from Chlorobium phaeobacteroides DSM 266 includes:
- a CDS encoding ribonuclease P protein component, giving the protein MHHEVMSGLHVNSLRKHEILRKEQLIAALFVSGKSCKGEYLKLFYQKTVSDVKSRSPAVQVLFAVSKKNVPHAVSRNRLKRLMREAYRNEKQQLFTLCDEGRPEMSGIHLQIAVLYIGGRKSFPSFELLRQEISRLMHNIRLSELT; this is encoded by the coding sequence GTGCATCATGAGGTAATGAGCGGCCTTCATGTCAATTCCCTGCGCAAGCATGAGATCCTCCGCAAAGAACAACTCATTGCAGCGTTGTTCGTGAGCGGCAAAAGCTGCAAGGGCGAATATTTGAAGTTATTTTACCAGAAGACCGTTTCGGACGTGAAGAGTCGTTCGCCCGCGGTACAGGTTCTTTTTGCCGTCAGTAAAAAAAACGTGCCTCATGCCGTGTCGCGAAACAGACTGAAACGATTGATGCGAGAGGCATATCGTAACGAAAAACAGCAACTGTTCACTTTGTGTGATGAAGGCCGGCCTGAAATGAGCGGGATCCATCTGCAAATAGCGGTACTGTATATCGGAGGGAGAAAATCTTTTCCCTCATTTGAGCTCTTAAGGCAGGAAATAAGTCGATTAATGCATAATATCAGACTATCCGAACTCACCTGA